The genome window TGCCGCCCTTGCCGATCACGATCTTCACGCCGGATATCCGGAACCAATCGTCCAGCCATTTCGAGAACCGAAAGGACGCCGTTCCGGAAAGCGCCCCGACTTCATAGCCGCCCTTCCCGTCCGGCGTGGCGGCGGGGGAACAGTGGAAATTGACATTGGATTTCCGCAACAGGCCGTCCGGTAGGCCGTGGCCCTCCTCCAGAACGCGCTTATAGACGCCCTCCCGTCCAGTGAAGACGTGCCCCTCCAGAAAGACGATGTCACCCAGCGCCAGACCGCGCAGATCGTCGGTGGCAACCGGCGTCTTCAGCGTGTGGCGGTTGAGCGTTGCTCTTCCAGCGGCCATTCGACCGTCTCCCGTCGCATGTAGGGGGTGAACCATTGCGGGTCGGTTCGGTATTCGATCCGCCCGTCGGCGTGGATGCGCGCGCAGGCCCGGCGCGAGGACAGGCAGAATGCATGGACGCTCATCGGCATGCCGCCGGTATGGCAGTAGCCGACCTCGATATGGCAATCGACAACCATGGACTTGCCGACAAATCCCATCGCGCCCATGCCGATGGAATTGCCAAGATCCATCAATTCCTGCTCCAGCGCGGCAATCTTCGGGTCGGGGTTGCGATCGCCGACAACACGCAGACAGGCCGCCTGCTTGCCCAGCACCATGGTCGCGTCCTTGGACCCGCCCAGGCCTATGCCGATAATCGCCGGCTGACAGGCCAATCCCCGTTTCCCGAAAGCAATGAGACTGTCCAGATAGAACCGCTTGATCCCCTCGATCCCGTCGCCGGGAAACAGCATCCGGTAATCGGTGCCGAACAACCCGCCCTTGTGCACCGTGGTCAGGTCGATCCAGTCGCCCTCGGGCTCGAACGCGTATTCGATCTCCGGTGCGCCGATACCGACATTGTTGTTGTGATCCGTTCGCCAGAGCGGATGAACCCGATTCGGCCGCAACGGCACACTTCGGGTCGCGTCGGCGGTCGCGCCCCGCAGCGTCGCCTCCAGCGCGATTGGCCCGCCGTCGATGCGCGCCTCGTTCCCCAACTTCACGTACCAGCGCGGTACGCCGGTATCGGCGCACATGGCGCGGCGATCCTGTTTCGCCGCCTCGTAGTTCTCCAGCATGGCGCTCAGTACGAAAGAGGATAGATCCCCATCCTCCTGGTCTGCGGCGGCCTTTAATCCGGTCAGATAGTCGTCCGGAATTTCGATTGCGGCGCGGGCCATCAGTTCGTCGGCCGCCTGCCGCAGGACCTCCTGTCCAATCATTGCTTTCCACCCTGATAGCATTCCCCGGCAACCTTAGCATGTTCGACGCCGTGGGACGATTCGGCAACGCCCGGCGCAAAAGCCGAAAACCGCTGAGGCAAAATCCCGGCAAGGACGTGTTGCTTTCGGGTCATTTCGTGTAAGAGAAGTAAATTCGGGTAGTTAGGCGGACGTATGGCGGGGCCGGAGACAGACGAGACGGCAGCGGCGGAAGGGCCGGCAGCGGAAGGCGCAACACAGGAACCGGTGGATACCGGCGCGTTGTGCCTCGTTACGCTGTTGCGTTTCCTGGAATTGCCGGGCGACGCGGCACAATTGCGCCATCAGTTCGGCGAACCCGGCAAGACCATGTCTGCCGAAACCCTGGTACGCGCGGCCAAACGCCTCGATCTCAAGTCCCGGATCGTCAAGAGCCAGTGGAAGAAGCTGGATGGCACGCCGATGCCCGCCATTGCCGAGTTGAAGAACGGCAATTTCATTCTGATCGGCGGCATTCGAGAAGGCAAACTGCTGGCTCAGGACCCGACTACGGGGAAGATGGGGGCACTGGACCAGGCCCAGTTCGAGGAGATATGGACAGGCCGCCTGATTCTGGCCACCCGACGGACCAAGATCCTGGGCAAGGGGTCGAAATTCGACATCTCCTGGTTCGTCCCAGCGATCCTGAAATACAAGCGCCTGTTTATCGAGGTCCTGATCGCGTCCTTCTTTCTGCAGGTCTTCGGCCTGGTCTCGCCGCTGTTCTTTCAGGTCATTATCGACAAGGTTCTGGTCCATCGCGGACTGACGACACTCGACGTCCTGATCTTCGGCCTTGTCGTCGTGTCCGTCTTCGAAGTCTTCATGGGGATATTGCGGACCTATATCTTCTCGCACACGACGAACCGGATCGATGTCGAACTGGGCAGTCAGCTCTATCGTCACCTGCTTGCCCTGCCGCTCAGCTATTTCGAAAGCCGTCAGGTCGGCCAGTCCGTCGCGCGGGTTCGCGAACTGGACAGCATTCGCAACTTCATAACCGGCAGCGGCCTTACCCTGCTGATGGACCTGTTCTTCACGGTCGTCTTCTTCGCCGTCATGTGGCATTTCAGCCCGCTGCTGACGATGATCGTGCTGGGCTCTATCCCGTTTTACGTTGCGCTGGCCTTCTTCGTGACACCGGTTCTGCGCGCCCGGCTGGAGGAAAAGTTCCAGCGCAGCGCCCAGAACCAGGCGTTCCTGGTCGAAAGCGTGACCGGCGTGGAGACGATGAAGGCCCTGTCCGTCGAGCCACAGTCCCAACGCCGATGGGAAGAGCAACTGGCAGGGTATGTACAATCGGCCTTCAGGACGGCGCAGTTGGGCAATGTCGCCGGACAGTCGACCCAGCTGATCAGCAAGGTCACGATGGCGTTGACCCTCTATTTCGGGGCGACGGCAGTGATTGCGGGTGACCTCACCGTCGGGCAACTGGTTGCCTTCAACATGCTGTCGGGGCGGGTTACCGGACCGATCCTGCGGCTGGCGCAGCTATGGAACGACTTCCAGCAGGCGCGCATTTCCGTCGAGCGGCTGGGCGATATCCTGAACACCCCGACCGAACCGCAATACAATCCCAACCGCGCCACGCTGAAGGATATCGAAGGCAATGTCGTCTTCGAGAATGTCACCTTCCGATACCGCCCGGACCTGCCGGAGGTCCTGCGCCGCATCAACCTGAACGTCCCTGCCGGGCAGATTGTCGGCATTGTCGGTCCGTCGGGGTCGGGCAAGTCGACCCTGACCAAGCTGGTACAGCGCATGTATGTGCCGGAAAGCGGGCGTGTCCTGGTCGACGGCGTCGACCTGGCAATGGTCGACACGTCCTGGCTGAGGCGACAGGTCGGCGTGGTGCTGCAGGAAAACCTGCTCTTCAACCGGTCGATCCGGGAAAACATTGCACTGGCCGATCCCGGCATGCCGATGGAACGCGTTGTCGAGGCCGCAAAGATGGCCGGCGCGCACGATTTCATCACTGAACTGGCCGAAGGCTACGATACCCTGGTTGGAGAACGCGGATCGAACCTGTCCGGCGGTCAGCGTCAGCGCGTTGCGATCGCCCGGGCGCTCGTCACCAATCCACGAATTCTGATCCTCGACGAGGCGACCAGCGCCTTGGACTACGAATCCGAACGCATCATCCAGCAGAACATGCGCCGGATCTGCGAGGGCCGTACGGTCCTGATCATCGCACACCGTCTGTCGACGGTACGGACCGCCGACCGGATCGTGACCATCGACAAGGGGGAGCTGGTCGAGGACGGAACCCACGAGGAACTGCTGAAGACCGACGGCCGATACGCCCGCTTGTGGCGCATCCAATCCGGGGAGATCGCCGATGCCGCCGAATGACGGCACGCCGGTCGGCCGGATCACGCCGACCAAGGTCCCCGCGGATCAGGCCAATCCGGGAACGCCGGACGGATCCGATGCGGCGCCGCAGAAGCCGGCGGCAAAGCCTCCCCCGGCGCGGAAGCGGCCGGAAGGAGAGGCGCGCGAATTCCTGCCCGCGGCGCTGGAAATCCTGGAAACGCCAGCCAACCCGGCCGGCCGGGCGCTGGCATTGCTGCTGGCAGCACTGTTCGTCATCGCCCTGGCCTGGGCCTATATCGGCGAGATCGACATCGTGGCGGTGGCACAGGGCCGGATCGTCCCGGTCGGTGGCGTGAAACAGATCCAGCCGCGCGAAATCGGTAATGTCCGTGCCATTCACGTCAGCGACGGCCAGCATGTGGAAGCCGGCGATCTGCTGATCGAGCTTGATCCGACGGAAAGCGAGGTCGACAAGGACCAGTTGATCCGGGAACGCATGGAAGCCGCCGTAGAAGTGGCCCGGCTGACCGCGTATATCAACGGTCTGCGGGGGCTGCCGCCTGGCTATGACCCGCCGGACGGCATCGACGACCCGGCGATCATCGCCATGCATGCCAGCCGCCTGGAAAGTGACCTGGCCGCTTTCGAGGCCGAGATCGCCTCGCTGGACGCGGAGTTGAGCCGCCGCATCGCCGACCGTGCCGCGATTCAGGCAGAGGTGGAGAAACTGCGCGCCGTCATCCCGCTGATGGCAGAGCGTGAGTCATCCCTTCTGCAGCTGCTGGAGAAGGGACACACGCCGAAGCCGGTCTGGCAGGAAGCCAAGACCCTGCTGATCGAGACGCGTCATAACCTGACCATTCAGGGACACCGTCTTGCGGAGGCGGAAAGCGGCATGGAGGCCGCCGTCAAGGAACAGAACCGCATGGTTGCCGACCGGCTGCGCGAGGCCTATGCGGAACTGACCGAAGCCAGAAAGAACCTGAAACAATCCGACCTTGCCTTGCGCAAGGCCCTGGCGCGGGAAGACCTGCATCGGCTTCATGCCCCTGTCAGCGGCACCGTCCAGCAATTGGCGGTCCACACGGTGGGCGGCGTCGTTCAACCCGCGGAACCGCTGATGGTGATCGTCCCGGACGACGTGCAACTGGAGGCCCGGGCACAGGTTCTGAACAAGGATCGCGGATTCGTCGATTTCGGCGACGCGGCCGAGATCAAGCTGGAAGCCTTCAACTTCACCAAATACGGCACGCTGGACGGGGAGGTCCGCACGGTTTCCACCGATGCGGTCGAGGACGAGAATCTCGGTCTGGTCTACGACACTCGGGTCACGCTATTCGCGGACAGCATTCGGGCGGACGGCAAGGATGTGCCGCTCAGTCCCGGCATGTCCGTGACCGTCGAAATCAAGACCGGAAAACGCAGGATCATCGAGTTTCTGCTGTCTCCGCTGCAGCGCTATCAGGACGAGGCGATCCGAGAGCGCTGATTTTTCCCGGCTTCGTGAGGTCGTCGGACTTTCCCGTCGGCACACCGGCACTGCGGCTACTTGACAATCATTCGCAACAGGTGGATAACCCACTCGCATTTATGCGAATGACTCGCAGTTGCATGACAAGCCGAGCCAGCCCCGCCGTCTATCGGGTTCGCCAGCCAGGCGTTGAAAACAGTGCGTCGCAAAGAACGCACGTAAGACGCTGGAGCGATTTTGATGACCGAGCCGACGACCGCGCCCCCCCGAATGAGAGTTTTGAGCACCACGGCCCTGGCCGGAGCAATGCTGGTAATGACGGCGACCGCCGCACAGTCGCAGGATGCCGACCGCGACCAGGGCGCCGTGACCAGCCTGGACGCCATGACCGTGACCGCAACACGGACCGAGAAGTCGGCAATTGAAGCCCCTGCGTCGGTCAGTGTCGTGGATCGCGAGGCAATCCTGCAGGCACAGCCGCAAAGTCTGGACGATGTCCTGAAAGGCGTTCCGGGCGTCCAGATGACCGGCGGCCCCCGAAACACGGCCGAGCAGCCCAATATTCGCGGCTTCAGCGACGAGCGGGTCGTCGTGATCACCGACGGCGTCCGCAAGAACTTCCAATCCGGCCACCGTGGACGGACGTTTCTGGATCCGACCCTGCTGAAGAGCGTCGACGTTCTGCGCGGCCCCAGCTCGATGCTCTACGGTTCCGGCGCGCTGGGTGGGGTTCTGTCGATCGAAACGATCGACGCCTCAGATTTGCTGAAGCCTGGAGAAAAAGTCGGCCTTCGCACCTCGATTGGTGGCCAGTCCAACAATGCCTACAAGAGTGCCAACGTCACCGCATTCGGCACGCCTTTGGACGGGGTCGACCTGCTGTTCAGCGCGTCTCGACACACGTCGGGCAATTACGAGGATGGCGACGGTCAGGACATCCCCTTCTCCGCCGACGACATCGGGTCCGCACTGGCGAAGGGATCGGTCGAGCATGAGGGGCATGAAGTCGAACTCAATCTTCAGCTCTTTCGGGACGATCACGAAATCCCGACCGCGGCGAACACCAACGGCACCGTCATCGCCGACCGCGTTACCCGTGAGGAATCCGGCAGCCTGCGCTATGGCTACAACGACATGGAGGGCCTGCTGGACCTGACGGTCACGGCCTATTCGAACAACGCTTTCATTCGTGAGATCGTCCAGACCAGCGGCCGGCATGATGTGACCA of Alphaproteobacteria bacterium contains these proteins:
- a CDS encoding fumarate hydratase C-terminal domain-containing protein; protein product: MAAGRATLNRHTLKTPVATDDLRGLALGDIVFLEGHVFTGREGVYKRVLEEGHGLPDGLLRKSNVNFHCSPAATPDGKGGYEVGALSGTASFRFSKWLDDWFRISGVKIVIGKGGMTSEDYKRHFVPNGAIYLTTVGYGTGALLGRGVRSVDSVDWIDELGLAQALWCFEVAQFGPFIVESDLQGNSLFERENAKIAANLDRLYEGTRPPALRRYGETDDRSDEVI
- a CDS encoding fumarate hydratase, with translation MIGQEVLRQAADELMARAAIEIPDDYLTGLKAAADQEDGDLSSFVLSAMLENYEAAKQDRRAMCADTGVPRWYVKLGNEARIDGGPIALEATLRGATADATRSVPLRPNRVHPLWRTDHNNNVGIGAPEIEYAFEPEGDWIDLTTVHKGGLFGTDYRMLFPGDGIEGIKRFYLDSLIAFGKRGLACQPAIIGIGLGGSKDATMVLGKQAACLRVVGDRNPDPKIAALEQELMDLGNSIGMGAMGFVGKSMVVDCHIEVGYCHTGGMPMSVHAFCLSSRRACARIHADGRIEYRTDPQWFTPYMRRETVEWPLEEQRSTATR
- a CDS encoding type I secretion system permease/ATPase, which gives rise to MAGPETDETAAAEGPAAEGATQEPVDTGALCLVTLLRFLELPGDAAQLRHQFGEPGKTMSAETLVRAAKRLDLKSRIVKSQWKKLDGTPMPAIAELKNGNFILIGGIREGKLLAQDPTTGKMGALDQAQFEEIWTGRLILATRRTKILGKGSKFDISWFVPAILKYKRLFIEVLIASFFLQVFGLVSPLFFQVIIDKVLVHRGLTTLDVLIFGLVVVSVFEVFMGILRTYIFSHTTNRIDVELGSQLYRHLLALPLSYFESRQVGQSVARVRELDSIRNFITGSGLTLLMDLFFTVVFFAVMWHFSPLLTMIVLGSIPFYVALAFFVTPVLRARLEEKFQRSAQNQAFLVESVTGVETMKALSVEPQSQRRWEEQLAGYVQSAFRTAQLGNVAGQSTQLISKVTMALTLYFGATAVIAGDLTVGQLVAFNMLSGRVTGPILRLAQLWNDFQQARISVERLGDILNTPTEPQYNPNRATLKDIEGNVVFENVTFRYRPDLPEVLRRINLNVPAGQIVGIVGPSGSGKSTLTKLVQRMYVPESGRVLVDGVDLAMVDTSWLRRQVGVVLQENLLFNRSIRENIALADPGMPMERVVEAAKMAGAHDFITELAEGYDTLVGERGSNLSGGQRQRVAIARALVTNPRILILDEATSALDYESERIIQQNMRRICEGRTVLIIAHRLSTVRTADRIVTIDKGELVEDGTHEELLKTDGRYARLWRIQSGEIADAAE
- a CDS encoding HlyD family type I secretion periplasmic adaptor subunit, giving the protein MPPNDGTPVGRITPTKVPADQANPGTPDGSDAAPQKPAAKPPPARKRPEGEAREFLPAALEILETPANPAGRALALLLAALFVIALAWAYIGEIDIVAVAQGRIVPVGGVKQIQPREIGNVRAIHVSDGQHVEAGDLLIELDPTESEVDKDQLIRERMEAAVEVARLTAYINGLRGLPPGYDPPDGIDDPAIIAMHASRLESDLAAFEAEIASLDAELSRRIADRAAIQAEVEKLRAVIPLMAERESSLLQLLEKGHTPKPVWQEAKTLLIETRHNLTIQGHRLAEAESGMEAAVKEQNRMVADRLREAYAELTEARKNLKQSDLALRKALAREDLHRLHAPVSGTVQQLAVHTVGGVVQPAEPLMVIVPDDVQLEARAQVLNKDRGFVDFGDAAEIKLEAFNFTKYGTLDGEVRTVSTDAVEDENLGLVYDTRVTLFADSIRADGKDVPLSPGMSVTVEIKTGKRRIIEFLLSPLQRYQDEAIRER